The following proteins are co-located in the Paenibacillus sp. FSL H8-0079 genome:
- a CDS encoding nucleotide-binding protein, with amino-acid sequence MKTLKPRVFIGCSLEAKPIAAAVHENLRFSAEVTPWYSGVFNPSSYTMDDLETEVRTTDFAIFIFHPDDISKIRGKYYASVRDNTMLEMGLFMGRLGRKRIFFILPEDITDIKDTTKVEGLRMPTDLLGLNPLVYEIRSDGKWAPAVSVACSKIADSIEEQGRWSDPELESIIEKHKRTEGEARLQLLKLLRFFRELLRTRKADAKMLERMSDALRTAFVSHPPFAVRGTAIYRTDDSGYIEQLCGNVGEPGRKYDLSANDDKLPDDPKRILVIDSYRENKIKINLYDDYLEKEYLLCYPVAKRYVITVHIIGHIEADEAVFQQIDLQNRQLFNAINDLLGGEPE; translated from the coding sequence ATGAAAACGTTAAAGCCAAGAGTCTTTATTGGCTGCTCGCTGGAAGCGAAGCCGATTGCAGCCGCAGTACACGAAAACTTACGTTTTTCAGCCGAAGTTACCCCTTGGTATTCCGGGGTTTTTAATCCAAGCAGCTATACGATGGACGATCTGGAAACAGAAGTCCGTACGACAGACTTCGCCATTTTTATTTTTCATCCGGATGATATATCCAAAATTCGCGGGAAGTACTACGCGTCGGTCCGGGATAATACAATGCTTGAAATGGGTCTGTTTATGGGCCGTCTGGGACGAAAGCGTATTTTTTTCATTCTTCCTGAAGATATTACGGACATCAAGGACACAACCAAGGTCGAAGGATTGCGTATGCCTACAGATCTGCTGGGATTAAATCCACTTGTGTACGAAATCCGTTCTGACGGAAAGTGGGCGCCAGCCGTGTCCGTGGCATGTTCCAAAATCGCAGACAGTATTGAGGAACAGGGACGCTGGAGTGATCCAGAATTGGAGAGCATCATAGAGAAGCATAAACGTACTGAGGGAGAAGCAAGGTTACAACTGCTCAAGTTGCTGCGGTTCTTTAGGGAATTGCTGCGTACCCGCAAAGCAGATGCCAAGATGTTGGAGCGAATGAGCGATGCCCTGCGTACTGCCTTTGTCTCTCATCCTCCATTTGCCGTACGTGGCACAGCCATATACCGTACAGATGACAGTGGTTATATTGAGCAATTATGTGGTAATGTTGGAGAACCGGGGAGAAAGTATGACTTGTCCGCTAACGACGACAAACTACCGGATGATCCCAAGCGAATCCTAGTTATTGATTCTTACCGGGAGAATAAAATCAAGATTAACCTGTATGATGATTACCTTGAGAAAGAGTATCTGCTATGCTATCCTGTAGCCAAGAGGTATGTAATCACCGTTCACATTATTGGACATATTGAAGCGGATGAGGCGGTATTTCAGCAGATTGACCTACAGAATCGTCAACTGTTCAACGCCATCAACGATTTGTTAGGAGGCGAACCGGAATGA